From Verrucomicrobiia bacterium, one genomic window encodes:
- a CDS encoding sigma-70 family RNA polymerase sigma factor, producing MTDRTDSLLLKAYVERRLEAAFNELVHRHVDLVYSAAIRMVRDPHLAEDVTQGAFIALARQASELVERATLAGWLHRTAQNIAAQTVRAIERRRAREQEAFAMSEPISTSADAGWEQIEPHLDAALGELTDADRDAVVLRYFHKKSAAEIATILGVSDDAAQKRVSRAVEKLREIFAKNKITMGAGSLGILISANAVHAAPVGLAAKILAATSAITVTAGIAMLQKLFIAGFAAVAIGAGIYSFHLQKQVAALQEQQTSQNQQIAQMSQERDDAKSQLAAAQRENEQQQNNRDELLRLRGETAVLRRQLDEATKQHRALPAVVVAMNTNSSVPQIEMEARFMTVPNDVSAGWYDSTSPSVLTSESFLTGLKQLRSRDDVEGLAEQRVVTLSGRQVQIGTTQTISVVTNFCLKETNGTCSIVPQAGPIECGPVLDAVPTVLSDGYTVRLPVITSVTEFLGYAPSANTTPAYNSAGQEFDIPTVSPQFRVQQTTNSVNMLDGQTLVFRLNDDQMPAAAALAELDGSKSNSLNRHTLVFVTATIIDPAGNRVHADAGSYTNIPPQTVSQ from the coding sequence CAGGCTTGAGGCCGCGTTCAACGAACTGGTCCACCGCCATGTGGACCTTGTCTATTCAGCCGCCATTCGAATGGTTCGTGATCCGCATCTTGCCGAAGACGTGACCCAAGGCGCATTCATCGCGCTGGCCAGGCAAGCTTCCGAACTGGTGGAGCGGGCGACTTTGGCGGGGTGGCTGCACCGGACCGCGCAAAACATCGCCGCCCAGACCGTCCGCGCCATCGAACGCCGTCGGGCGCGCGAACAGGAGGCCTTTGCCATGAGCGAACCGATTTCAACTTCAGCGGATGCCGGGTGGGAGCAGATCGAACCGCACCTGGATGCCGCGCTGGGCGAATTGACTGACGCTGACCGCGATGCCGTGGTGCTGCGCTATTTTCATAAGAAATCCGCCGCCGAAATCGCCACCATTCTCGGGGTGAGCGACGATGCCGCGCAAAAACGGGTGAGCCGTGCAGTGGAAAAACTGCGCGAGATTTTCGCGAAGAACAAAATCACCATGGGCGCGGGCAGTCTGGGAATTTTGATTTCCGCGAATGCCGTGCACGCTGCCCCGGTGGGACTGGCTGCGAAAATCTTAGCCGCAACTTCCGCAATAACCGTTACCGCCGGAATCGCCATGCTCCAAAAGCTTTTTATCGCTGGATTTGCCGCGGTCGCGATTGGCGCCGGCATTTACTCGTTTCATTTGCAAAAGCAAGTCGCCGCGTTACAGGAACAACAAACATCGCAGAACCAGCAAATTGCGCAAATGAGCCAGGAACGCGACGACGCAAAAAGTCAATTGGCGGCGGCACAACGGGAAAATGAGCAGCAACAAAACAATCGGGATGAACTCTTGCGATTGCGCGGCGAAACCGCCGTTTTGCGGCGGCAACTGGACGAAGCGACTAAACAACATCGCGCGCTGCCGGCCGTAGTTGTGGCAATGAACACCAATTCGTCCGTGCCGCAAATCGAGATGGAAGCCAGATTCATGACGGTGCCGAACGACGTATCTGCCGGTTGGTATGACTCGACCAGTCCCAGTGTTCTTACCAGCGAAAGCTTCTTAACCGGGCTAAAGCAATTACGCTCACGCGATGATGTTGAAGGTCTCGCTGAGCAGAGAGTCGTGACCCTGAGCGGACGCCAGGTTCAAATCGGGACAACACAAACCATTTCTGTCGTGACCAATTTTTGCCTTAAGGAAACAAATGGCACTTGCAGCATCGTTCCTCAAGCAGGGCCTATCGAGTGTGGTCCGGTTCTCGACGCGGTGCCGACAGTCTTGTCCGACGGTTATACAGTCAGATTACCGGTCATCACTTCGGTGACCGAATTCTTAGGTTACGCCCCATCTGCGAACACGACGCCAGCTTATAATTCAGCGGGGCAGGAATTTGATATCCCGACAGTCTCACCTCAATTTCGCGTGCAGCAAACAACGAATTCAGTGAATATGCTGGACGGCCAAACGCTGGTTTTTAGATTGAATGATGATCAAATGCCTGCGGCCGCCGCGCTTGCGGAACTGGATGGCAGCAAATCAAACTCTCTTAATCGGCACACGCTCGTGTTCGTCACCGCAACCATCATTGACCCTGCAGGTAATCGGGTGCACGCGGATGCCGGAAGCTATACAAATATTCCGCCGCAAACAGTCAGCCAGTGA